Proteins from a genomic interval of Enterococcus faecium:
- a CDS encoding glycoside hydrolase family 65 protein: MKVEEKQFDLEYINKYASQMTIGNGFFGIRGSQEEDYRNQVRGMFAAGVYNRPLGAESAELVNLPDVIRWEIKIDGEHFSLETMKVLAYERALDLEMGELKRYALIETAQGKKVEVITCRVADQNNLHQAALKVVIKPLTEDCQVDVKTGIDGQQTNFGTQQLVEKELRVFGDDLISASYQTTESKIDIGIAAKFNKAGVFQAKNRRITASFSEKIRKNTSFTLEKIIVLSTSLQQTDPFKKSIAQAQKSVSYTEILEQSMSYWTDFWHQHRITIQGDSSFDQLAMDFAAYHLQIMTPRNDPSVSVGAKGLTGEGYKGHVFWDTEIFILPFFLYQFPEVAKNLLLYRYDRLEGARQKARDYHYQGALFPWESAHTGQEETPKFAALNIKTGTRQEVASAAAEHHISADLAYAVQEYVQATEDQSFLETKGKTLIHETAAFWLSRAVKVDDHLEIHRVIGPDEYTEYIDNNAYTNYLAHYNVALAVKYQAGDPLFLKECQNFLDKLYLPVPNKEQLIPQDDTYLSKPVIDLTTYKERPGSQSILLDYARSEVNELQVSKQADLVMLLYLLPEYFSQPIVSKNLHYYENKTIHDSSLSKAIHAIEACRIQEMEWAYHLFQEACLIDLGPDPHSSDDGIHAASLGALWLAVIFGFSGITVTNGTLSISPRLPSAWEKISFPFIWKNHRLLFVLTKKQIVIKKETKETLPIFVNGDQYQLEKELILERRGK; the protein is encoded by the coding sequence ATGAAAGTAGAAGAAAAACAGTTTGATTTAGAGTATATCAATAAGTATGCGAGTCAGATGACCATTGGAAATGGATTTTTTGGTATCAGAGGAAGCCAGGAGGAAGACTATCGGAATCAAGTAAGGGGAATGTTTGCAGCTGGTGTATATAACCGACCTTTAGGAGCAGAATCAGCCGAGTTAGTGAATCTCCCAGATGTCATCAGATGGGAAATAAAAATCGACGGTGAACATTTTTCTCTTGAGACGATGAAAGTTCTTGCATACGAGCGGGCACTAGATTTAGAAATGGGAGAGCTTAAACGCTATGCGCTCATTGAAACTGCTCAAGGAAAAAAAGTGGAAGTCATTACTTGTCGTGTTGCTGATCAAAATAATCTCCATCAGGCAGCCCTGAAAGTGGTCATCAAGCCGTTGACCGAAGACTGCCAAGTAGATGTGAAAACGGGTATCGATGGACAGCAAACCAATTTTGGTACACAGCAGTTGGTTGAAAAAGAACTGCGAGTATTTGGTGACGATTTGATCAGTGCATCCTACCAGACAACAGAAAGTAAAATTGATATTGGGATTGCAGCTAAATTCAATAAAGCAGGTGTATTCCAAGCAAAAAATCGCCGGATCACCGCTTCCTTTTCAGAAAAGATCAGAAAAAATACGTCCTTTACGCTGGAGAAGATCATCGTGCTCTCTACCTCTCTTCAGCAAACAGACCCGTTTAAGAAAAGTATTGCCCAAGCCCAGAAAAGCGTTAGTTATACAGAAATTTTAGAGCAGTCGATGTCTTATTGGACAGATTTTTGGCATCAGCATCGGATAACGATCCAAGGCGATTCTTCTTTCGATCAGTTAGCGATGGACTTCGCTGCTTACCATTTACAGATTATGACTCCCCGCAATGATCCAAGTGTTAGTGTAGGGGCGAAGGGACTAACTGGCGAAGGTTATAAAGGGCATGTTTTCTGGGATACGGAAATTTTTATCCTGCCTTTCTTTTTATATCAGTTTCCTGAAGTAGCAAAGAATTTGCTGCTGTACCGTTATGATCGATTAGAAGGCGCACGGCAAAAAGCAAGAGATTATCACTATCAAGGTGCACTTTTCCCATGGGAAAGCGCACACACTGGTCAGGAAGAGACACCCAAATTTGCTGCATTGAATATCAAAACCGGAACAAGACAAGAAGTTGCTTCAGCTGCCGCAGAACATCATATCAGTGCAGACCTTGCTTATGCCGTTCAAGAGTATGTCCAAGCAACAGAGGATCAATCGTTTTTAGAAACAAAGGGAAAAACGCTCATTCATGAAACAGCAGCTTTTTGGCTGAGCAGAGCTGTAAAAGTCGATGATCATTTAGAGATACACAGAGTCATTGGTCCAGATGAATACACAGAATATATCGACAATAATGCATATACGAACTATCTGGCGCATTATAATGTGGCCTTAGCTGTTAAATATCAAGCTGGCGATCCGCTTTTTTTGAAAGAATGTCAAAATTTTTTAGATAAGTTATATTTGCCAGTGCCTAACAAAGAACAGCTGATTCCGCAAGATGACACGTATCTCAGTAAGCCAGTTATTGATTTGACCACTTACAAAGAACGTCCTGGCAGCCAGTCTATTTTACTTGATTATGCCCGTAGCGAAGTAAATGAACTCCAAGTCAGCAAGCAAGCAGATCTTGTCATGCTGTTATACTTATTACCTGAGTATTTTTCTCAACCAATCGTTTCTAAGAATTTGCATTACTATGAAAACAAAACAATCCACGACTCATCGTTGAGTAAAGCGATTCACGCCATAGAGGCTTGCCGTATCCAAGAAATGGAATGGGCGTATCATTTATTCCAAGAAGCGTGCCTGATTGATTTAGGACCAGATCCGCATTCATCAGATGACGGAATTCATGCTGCTTCATTAGGAGCACTATGGCTAGCAGTTATATTTGGTTTTTCAGGTATTACAGTAACGAATGGAACTCTTTCTATTTCTCCAAGACTTCCTTCAGCATGGGAAAAAATTTCTTTTCCTTTTATTTGGAAAAATCACAGGTTGCTATTTGTTTTGACAAAAAAACAAATAGTAATAAAAAAAGAGACGAAAGAAACATTACCTATTTTTGTCAATGGAGACCAATACCAGCTGGAAAAAGAACTGATCTTGGAACGGAGGGGAAAATAA
- a CDS encoding Gfo/Idh/MocA family protein, with amino-acid sequence MKKVAIIGAGQVAEKVHAAYYQKRSDVLELAAVVDPVSQRAEDFCRRTGFSHAYTSVTQMLNEISPDIVSVCTPNRFHFEHVLAALEANASVMCEKPPAMTADQARKMAETADKNGQILAYGFQHRFSDEATMIKNHLDVLGDIYYVEANALRRSGVPGWGTFIDKELQGGGPLIDYGIHMLDTAMYITGFPKVKSVRAYSFQKIGTKKNSGKFGKWDPSKFTVEDAIFGTLELENGKIIQLNTSFALNIREDKLNVAFCGDQAGANLYPGELFEDVDGKLVSLQKTTPVNDPHELSMAHFVNRALGDQTQMIADGWQGYVIQNLVENLYRSAETGEVITL; translated from the coding sequence ATGAAGAAAGTAGCAATCATAGGCGCTGGACAAGTAGCAGAAAAAGTACATGCTGCTTATTATCAAAAAAGATCAGATGTCTTAGAATTGGCCGCTGTGGTTGATCCAGTCAGCCAGCGAGCAGAAGACTTTTGCCGACGTACAGGATTTTCTCATGCGTATACATCAGTTACACAAATGCTGAATGAGATTTCTCCCGATATCGTGAGTGTCTGTACACCCAATCGCTTTCACTTCGAACATGTATTGGCTGCCCTCGAAGCTAATGCTTCAGTGATGTGCGAGAAACCACCAGCTATGACAGCTGATCAAGCAAGAAAGATGGCAGAGACAGCCGATAAAAACGGGCAGATTTTGGCTTATGGATTCCAGCATCGTTTTTCTGACGAAGCAACAATGATCAAGAATCATCTTGATGTTCTCGGGGATATTTATTACGTAGAAGCGAATGCGCTTCGTCGGTCTGGTGTTCCAGGCTGGGGAACGTTTATCGACAAAGAACTTCAAGGAGGCGGGCCTTTGATCGATTATGGCATTCACATGCTTGATACAGCGATGTATATTACTGGATTTCCTAAAGTAAAAAGCGTTCGGGCGTACAGCTTCCAAAAAATTGGTACGAAAAAAAATTCAGGGAAATTCGGGAAATGGGATCCAAGCAAATTCACAGTAGAAGATGCAATTTTTGGCACACTGGAATTAGAAAACGGCAAGATCATCCAACTGAATACTTCGTTTGCTTTGAATATCAGAGAAGACAAACTGAATGTGGCTTTTTGTGGCGATCAGGCAGGTGCTAATCTGTATCCAGGCGAACTATTCGAAGATGTAGATGGAAAGCTGGTTTCCTTACAAAAGACCACGCCAGTTAATGACCCACATGAACTAAGTATGGCTCATTTTGTGAATCGGGCGCTCGGTGACCAGACTCAGATGATTGCAGATGGCTGGCAAGGATATGTCATCCAGAATCTGGTGGAAAATTTATATCGTTCGGCAGAAACAGGAGAAGTTATTACCTTATGA
- a CDS encoding sugar phosphate isomerase/epimerase family protein, with protein MKFGTQDQAFFPRDILEKFRFIKDCGFEEYEIDGKLLIENIDTVKQAIKETGIPVVTACNGYDGWIGDFIEERRLNGVRQIAEILRALSEVGGKGIVIPAAWGMFTYRLPPMVSPRSKEGDYKAVSESLRYLDKVAEETGTVIYLEPLNRYQDHMINLLADARHYIDSNQLKHVQIIADFYHMNIEEDDISKALTTQKEYVGHIHLADNHRYQPGSGAIDFTRHFQTLLQNEYEGYMVYECRLRGENEVKIYQESLQYLKNCLETARHLNDLEKE; from the coding sequence ATGAAATTCGGTACGCAAGATCAAGCATTTTTCCCAAGAGACATTTTAGAAAAATTTAGATTTATCAAAGACTGTGGATTTGAAGAATACGAAATCGACGGTAAGTTGTTAATAGAAAATATCGACACAGTCAAACAGGCAATCAAAGAAACAGGGATCCCAGTAGTGACAGCTTGTAACGGCTACGATGGGTGGATCGGTGACTTTATCGAAGAACGGCGTCTTAATGGTGTACGTCAAATTGCTGAGATTTTGCGTGCACTAAGCGAGGTTGGAGGCAAAGGAATCGTTATCCCAGCAGCTTGGGGAATGTTCACTTATCGATTACCGCCGATGGTTTCACCCCGAAGCAAAGAAGGAGACTATAAAGCAGTCAGCGAATCACTTCGTTATTTAGATAAAGTAGCCGAAGAAACAGGTACGGTTATTTATTTGGAGCCTTTGAACCGATACCAAGACCATATGATCAATTTGTTAGCGGATGCGCGTCATTACATTGACTCTAATCAATTGAAACATGTGCAGATCATCGCTGATTTTTATCATATGAATATTGAAGAAGATGATATTTCAAAAGCATTGACTACGCAAAAAGAGTATGTGGGTCATATCCATTTAGCAGATAATCATCGCTACCAACCAGGATCTGGCGCAATTGATTTTACTCGCCATTTTCAAACGCTACTTCAAAATGAGTATGAAGGTTATATGGTATATGAATGTCGTTTGCGAGGAGAAAATGAAGTGAAAATTTATCAGGAATCATTGCAATACTTGAAAAACTGTCTGGAAACAGCGCGTCATTTAAATGATTTAGAGAAAGAATAG
- a CDS encoding zinc-dependent alcohol dehydrogenase, giving the protein MKKLVALEPRIAGFKDYEDREIEKNEVRIRVIFATPKPGTEIVDFRGLSPFIDEEFSEEWRLFLPREEGSQRGVVFGEFQLGNMIVGTIEETGSLVTEYQKGELVCTYGPIRETLITNGVDNYKLRKLDRLDQWKNAVCYDPAQFALGGIREAHVRAGDAVAIFGLGAIGQIAIQLAKKAGATTIVGIDPIAQRRELAEKYGADYTLDPMKADVGFRLKELTDKRGVDSVIETSGSAAALQASLRGIGYGGIISYVAFAKPFPAGFNLGREAHFNNAKIVFARASSEPNPDYPRWNRKRIEDTCWELLMNGYLDCEEIIDPVVPFAESAEAYMRYVDQHPEESIKMGVQVRGGEQ; this is encoded by the coding sequence ATGAAAAAATTAGTTGCATTAGAACCAAGAATAGCCGGATTCAAAGATTACGAAGACCGTGAGATCGAAAAGAACGAAGTACGTATCCGAGTAATTTTCGCTACTCCAAAACCAGGAACAGAAATTGTCGACTTTAGAGGATTAAGTCCATTTATCGATGAAGAATTTTCAGAAGAATGGCGCCTATTCTTGCCAAGAGAAGAAGGAAGCCAACGCGGTGTGGTATTTGGCGAATTTCAATTAGGAAATATGATTGTCGGTACGATCGAAGAAACGGGCAGTTTGGTGACAGAGTATCAAAAAGGAGAGTTAGTCTGCACTTATGGACCCATTCGTGAAACGCTGATTACAAACGGTGTTGATAATTATAAACTACGTAAACTTGATCGGTTGGATCAATGGAAAAATGCAGTATGTTACGATCCTGCTCAATTCGCTTTAGGTGGTATCCGGGAAGCACATGTTCGAGCAGGTGATGCTGTAGCAATCTTCGGTTTAGGCGCTATCGGGCAAATTGCGATTCAATTAGCTAAAAAAGCAGGTGCTACTACCATCGTTGGGATCGATCCCATAGCGCAGCGTAGAGAATTAGCAGAAAAATACGGTGCCGATTACACGCTAGATCCTATGAAAGCAGATGTCGGTTTTCGTCTAAAGGAATTGACAGATAAACGTGGAGTAGATTCAGTTATTGAAACGAGTGGCAGTGCTGCCGCATTACAAGCTTCTTTAAGAGGGATCGGCTATGGCGGGATCATTTCTTATGTTGCCTTTGCTAAACCTTTTCCAGCTGGGTTTAATCTTGGTCGCGAAGCACATTTCAATAATGCAAAAATCGTCTTTGCTCGAGCATCTAGTGAACCAAACCCAGATTACCCAAGATGGAACCGTAAACGAATCGAGGACACATGTTGGGAATTATTGATGAACGGTTACTTGGATTGTGAAGAAATCATTGATCCAGTTGTGCCATTTGCAGAAAGCGCAGAAGCTTACATGCGTTATGTAGACCAGCACCCAGAAGAAAGTATCAAAATGGGCGTTCAAGTCCGAGGAGGAGAACAATGA
- a CDS encoding carbohydrate ABC transporter permease — MKNKKSRKILFYATILLLLAVNLFPFLIMLMTSFKDSQEAIATTQTIFPKEWTFEHYQDIFNAEIFPFIMYFKNSLVISLIASVTAVVIGISGAYALSKLRFKARSKINASFYTVYMFSGILIVVPLFKIISGLGLYDTNTALIITMVVQTLPTAIFMLKSYFDTIPTDIEEAAMIDGLSRIQIIIRIIIPLAISGIISVFVYCFMVSWNDYLFASIFLSTSEKFTLPIGLNTLFSTPDYIWGRMMAASLVTALPVIIMYALSERFIKGDLVEGGVKG; from the coding sequence ATGAAAAATAAAAAGAGCAGGAAAATCTTATTTTACGCGACGATTTTGTTGCTATTAGCTGTCAATTTGTTTCCATTTTTGATCATGCTGATGACATCATTCAAGGATTCACAAGAAGCAATTGCAACGACACAAACTATTTTTCCGAAAGAATGGACTTTTGAACATTATCAGGATATTTTCAATGCTGAGATTTTTCCATTCATCATGTATTTCAAAAATAGTTTAGTGATCTCCTTGATAGCCTCCGTAACTGCAGTAGTGATTGGGATCAGCGGGGCATACGCTTTGTCAAAACTACGCTTCAAAGCTCGCTCGAAAATCAATGCTAGCTTTTACACCGTTTATATGTTTTCCGGTATTTTGATCGTTGTTCCATTATTTAAAATCATTTCCGGTCTAGGTTTGTATGATACCAATACAGCACTGATTATCACGATGGTCGTTCAAACACTTCCTACTGCGATATTCATGCTAAAAAGTTATTTTGACACGATTCCGACTGATATTGAAGAAGCAGCAATGATCGATGGTCTTAGCCGGATCCAGATCATTATTCGGATCATTATACCATTGGCTATTTCTGGAATCATTTCTGTCTTCGTTTATTGCTTTATGGTTTCGTGGAATGATTATTTATTTGCTTCGATTTTCCTGTCGACCTCCGAAAAATTTACTTTACCAATCGGTTTGAACACATTATTCAGTACACCAGACTACATTTGGGGACGAATGATGGCCGCTTCATTGGTGACCGCTTTACCAGTCATCATTATGTATGCGTTATCTGAACGATTTATTAAAGGTGATTTAGTCGAAGGCGGCGTAAAAGGATAA
- a CDS encoding carbohydrate ABC transporter permease gives MNRPRKHSDLKLAMGLLAPSMLLLAVLVLIPMLSNIQISFFDMPLNPNSDAVFIGLSNYLEILSDSEFYRSLGLTVAYTFLVVAGSTALGLAVAILLNRKFRFRKTVRSLILLSYVTPSISLIFAWKYMFNNSYGIVNDLLVDRLQLFNEAPLWFDQPVASFFMVVLFAIWRYYPYAFISFLAILQTVDKTLYEAAEMDGANAWQKFKIVTLPAIKPVLATVIVLRSIWMFYMFTDVYLLTNKVNILGVYLYQTAFAFNDLGKAAAISILLFIIIAAVVLLSRKKVDLK, from the coding sequence ATGAATCGTCCAAGGAAACATTCTGACTTAAAATTAGCCATGGGACTTTTAGCACCAAGCATGCTTTTATTAGCTGTTTTAGTGCTGATTCCAATGCTTTCCAATATTCAGATCAGTTTTTTCGATATGCCGCTGAATCCTAACTCAGACGCCGTTTTTATCGGATTAAGCAATTATCTTGAAATTTTAAGTGATAGTGAATTTTATCGTTCTTTAGGTTTAACAGTTGCTTACACATTCTTAGTTGTAGCAGGCAGTACAGCTTTAGGATTAGCCGTAGCTATTTTGCTTAACCGCAAGTTCAGATTTAGGAAAACGGTGCGTTCACTGATTTTATTAAGTTATGTTACGCCATCTATTTCTTTGATTTTTGCTTGGAAATATATGTTCAATAATAGTTATGGAATCGTCAATGATCTGTTAGTAGATAGGTTGCAGCTTTTCAACGAAGCACCGCTGTGGTTCGACCAGCCAGTTGCTAGCTTCTTTATGGTCGTTTTGTTTGCTATCTGGAGATACTATCCGTATGCGTTTATTTCATTTTTGGCTATTTTGCAAACAGTCGACAAAACGCTTTATGAAGCAGCTGAAATGGACGGTGCAAATGCTTGGCAGAAGTTCAAGATCGTGACACTGCCGGCAATCAAACCAGTACTAGCAACTGTGATTGTTTTACGATCTATCTGGATGTTCTATATGTTTACAGATGTCTATCTACTGACGAATAAAGTCAATATCTTAGGCGTTTATTTGTATCAGACAGCCTTTGCGTTCAATGATCTTGGAAAAGCAGCAGCTATATCGATTCTATTGTTCATCATTATTGCAGCGGTCGTCTTGCTCTCACGAAAGAAGGTGGACTTGAAATGA
- a CDS encoding ABC transporter substrate-binding protein produces the protein MKKIIVTTCLLATGFLLTACGESQSSNESQQTTIQFMHSSVEQERLSVINELVADFEKENPDIKIKQVPVEESAFNTKIVTLARSGKLPEVMEVSQDFAKVMDKDELIDQTAVQNVIEEAGEDNYYDGAKNLVRSEDGKSYIAAPISGWVQGIWYDKEKLSEAGFSEPENWDDILKIAQHFTDKENKQYGIAMPTAEGTMSEQAFSQFALSNGANVLDDEGEVTIDTEKMREALSFYQNLSQYTMPGSNDVTEIKDAFMNGTAPMAIYSTYILPSVYEAGNSENIGFAIPTQKDQAVYGTVSGLTISSGLDEKQKEAAEAFTAFLSQPKNMEKWVLMSPGGAQPVNKQVVELDGYKENEVIKSFGELPSEIASAFDEVQVFGLVGEKNFTKMGDITSSGVIGKAVNQVTVGNEDVDQALADAQKNTK, from the coding sequence ATGAAAAAAATTATTGTTACTACCTGTCTGCTAGCTACTGGATTTCTTCTTACTGCTTGTGGTGAAAGTCAAAGCTCTAACGAATCACAACAGACAACGATTCAATTCATGCACTCTTCTGTCGAACAGGAACGATTAAGTGTGATCAATGAACTGGTTGCTGATTTTGAAAAAGAAAATCCAGACATCAAAATCAAGCAAGTGCCGGTAGAAGAATCAGCGTTCAATACAAAAATCGTTACGTTAGCTCGTTCCGGTAAATTACCAGAAGTAATGGAAGTCAGTCAGGATTTTGCTAAAGTGATGGATAAAGATGAACTGATTGATCAGACGGCAGTCCAAAACGTTATCGAGGAAGCTGGAGAAGATAATTATTATGACGGAGCCAAAAACCTTGTTCGTTCAGAAGATGGAAAAAGCTATATTGCTGCACCAATTAGCGGCTGGGTTCAAGGTATTTGGTATGACAAAGAAAAATTATCAGAAGCTGGTTTTTCAGAACCAGAAAATTGGGATGATATTTTAAAAATTGCTCAACATTTCACAGATAAAGAGAATAAACAATATGGAATTGCTATGCCTACTGCTGAAGGAACAATGAGTGAGCAAGCGTTCTCTCAATTTGCTTTGTCAAATGGAGCAAATGTTTTGGATGATGAAGGCGAGGTAACGATCGATACGGAAAAGATGAGAGAAGCATTGTCGTTTTATCAAAACTTATCCCAATACACGATGCCAGGCTCTAATGATGTGACAGAAATCAAAGATGCTTTCATGAATGGAACAGCACCAATGGCAATCTATTCAACTTACATTTTGCCTTCTGTTTATGAAGCGGGGAACTCAGAAAATATCGGTTTTGCTATCCCAACACAAAAAGATCAAGCTGTCTATGGCACAGTATCTGGATTGACGATTTCTTCTGGTCTAGACGAGAAACAAAAAGAGGCTGCTGAAGCATTCACAGCTTTCTTATCTCAACCGAAAAACATGGAAAAGTGGGTCTTGATGTCTCCTGGTGGTGCTCAACCAGTGAATAAACAAGTAGTCGAACTGGATGGTTACAAAGAAAATGAAGTCATCAAGTCTTTTGGCGAGCTGCCATCTGAGATTGCTAGTGCTTTTGATGAAGTACAAGTCTTTGGACTAGTCGGGGAAAAGAATTTCACGAAAATGGGAGATATCACAAGCTCAGGTGTGATCGGAAAAGCAGTGAACCAAGTAACTGTCGGAAACGAAGATGTCGATCAAGCTTTAGCTGACGCACAAAAAAATACGAAATAA
- a CDS encoding alpha-amylase family glycosyl hydrolase codes for MYTKLLQAIYRDSDLAEKTASMIEQKVSVYQQKKGQAGKLHWDEEDIFLITYGDQFFEEQQPTLRTFKKFYQKYLADTFRVVHFLPFFPYTSDDGFSVVNYQAINDRLGTWEDIEEMRSETRLMFDFVCNHMSAESTWFQEYLNLNDTYKDFFIDLPLDTDTSSVTRPRTSPLLTTFIDKNGKEKHVWTTFSEDQVDLNFKNPEVLLKMIDILLFYLEKGASFIRLDAVGFLWKELGTSCIHLPETHKIIQLFRAIADEAAPGTVLITETNVPHKDNISYFGNGENEAQMVYQFSLPPLTLQAIRSGNTSKLKEWLKTIDFASKKTTFFNFLASHDGIGLNPVRGILPEKTILELVEQLKKEGARVNYKKNPDGTTSPYEINATYLDALSSPTDTTEWRSKRFLAAHSFLVTLPGVPAIYIQSVLGSRNDYKGVEKTGENRKINRQKFLLADIEKELQTDPLRTAVYGELTQMLSIRKKEKAFHPNSLIYLLDSADSFISFIREAKEEKVLVIHNFSNQSAGYLLPKGDYLDLFSGQIIHCSQERKLIFQPYEYMWLKIIK; via the coding sequence ATGTATACAAAACTTTTACAAGCGATTTATCGCGACTCAGATTTGGCTGAGAAAACCGCCTCTATGATTGAACAAAAAGTCAGTGTTTATCAGCAGAAGAAAGGCCAGGCAGGCAAACTGCATTGGGACGAAGAAGATATTTTCTTGATTACTTATGGGGATCAATTTTTTGAAGAGCAGCAACCAACTTTGCGTACATTTAAGAAATTTTATCAAAAGTATTTGGCAGATACATTTAGAGTTGTACATTTCTTGCCATTTTTCCCATATACATCTGATGATGGTTTCTCCGTTGTAAATTATCAGGCAATCAACGACCGTTTGGGCACATGGGAAGATATAGAAGAAATGAGAAGCGAAACACGGTTAATGTTCGACTTTGTCTGCAATCATATGTCTGCCGAAAGTACTTGGTTTCAGGAATATTTAAACTTGAATGATACGTACAAAGATTTTTTTATTGATTTGCCACTGGATACAGATACAAGCAGCGTGACTAGACCAAGGACCAGCCCGTTACTTACAACGTTCATTGACAAAAACGGGAAAGAAAAACACGTATGGACGACTTTTAGCGAAGATCAAGTAGACTTGAATTTTAAAAATCCAGAAGTTTTATTGAAAATGATCGATATTCTTTTGTTTTACTTAGAAAAAGGCGCTTCATTTATTCGCTTGGACGCTGTGGGATTTTTATGGAAAGAACTAGGAACTTCTTGTATACACCTGCCAGAAACGCATAAAATCATCCAATTATTCCGTGCAATCGCTGATGAAGCAGCTCCAGGAACGGTATTGATCACTGAGACAAATGTGCCACACAAAGATAATATCAGTTATTTTGGGAATGGCGAGAATGAAGCACAGATGGTCTATCAGTTTTCGCTACCACCTTTGACCCTTCAAGCGATTCGTTCGGGTAATACAAGTAAGTTGAAAGAATGGTTAAAAACCATCGATTTCGCATCGAAAAAAACAACTTTTTTTAATTTTTTAGCCTCCCATGACGGTATCGGATTGAATCCGGTACGAGGTATTCTGCCGGAAAAAACGATCCTTGAATTAGTGGAACAGCTGAAGAAAGAGGGTGCCCGAGTAAACTACAAGAAAAACCCAGATGGAACGACCAGTCCATATGAGATAAACGCTACGTATCTAGATGCGTTAAGTTCTCCAACAGATACGACGGAATGGAGAAGCAAACGCTTTTTAGCTGCTCATTCATTTTTGGTAACGTTACCAGGCGTGCCGGCAATTTATATTCAAAGTGTGCTGGGAAGTCGAAATGATTACAAAGGCGTAGAAAAAACAGGAGAGAATCGAAAAATCAATCGGCAAAAATTTTTGTTAGCAGATATTGAGAAAGAGTTGCAGACAGATCCATTAAGAACAGCAGTATATGGTGAATTGACCCAGATGCTATCTATTCGAAAAAAAGAAAAAGCCTTCCATCCGAATAGTTTGATTTACTTACTGGACTCAGCAGATTCTTTTATCAGTTTTATTCGCGAAGCGAAGGAAGAGAAAGTCTTAGTTATCCATAATTTTTCCAATCAATCAGCAGGTTATCTTTTACCAAAAGGAGATTACCTAGACCTGTTTTCTGGACAAATTATCCATTGCAGTCAAGAACGAAAGTTGATATTCCAGCCGTATGAATATATGTGGCTGAAAATAATAAAATAA
- a CDS encoding LacI family DNA-binding transcriptional regulator, with product MKPTIYDIAKKANVSKSTVSRVLNNQPNISDKAKASVLQAIKELNYEPSKIARGLSGNGFDAILALSHRTSHTTYGNPFFSDVIQSISAVSEQNNFDLILQTAKTPEEELEKCAKKIQEKMIRGIIILSSTMDETLLFELDQYNIPIVVIGKVGNDYTNIYSVDTDNFQDSYDLVETLIKNGHRHIGCLHAPTEVYVSNDRLNGYRQCLFDHHLDIRNEWIIDGGFRLEDSMAAMNDLMKLRERPTAIFSTDALKSLSIYKVAEQSGKQIPDDLSIAGFSDPLLSSLFSPQLTRIDIPTNQLGIKATELLFQLIHHQYPEEKRIILSTEITLTDSIQQQEM from the coding sequence TTGAAACCTACTATTTATGACATTGCGAAAAAAGCTAATGTCTCAAAATCAACTGTCTCCAGAGTATTAAATAACCAGCCAAATATCTCTGATAAAGCAAAAGCAAGTGTACTTCAAGCAATCAAAGAATTGAATTATGAACCGAGCAAAATTGCAAGAGGACTGTCAGGAAATGGTTTTGACGCGATTCTAGCATTATCTCATCGTACTTCTCATACGACCTATGGCAATCCTTTTTTTTCAGATGTTATTCAATCCATTTCTGCCGTTTCTGAACAAAATAACTTCGACTTGATTCTACAAACGGCAAAAACACCAGAAGAAGAGCTAGAAAAATGCGCGAAAAAGATCCAAGAAAAAATGATCCGAGGAATTATTATTTTAAGCTCTACGATGGATGAAACACTTCTTTTTGAATTGGATCAATACAATATTCCTATTGTGGTAATCGGAAAAGTCGGAAACGACTACACGAACATCTACTCAGTGGACACGGATAATTTCCAGGATAGTTACGATTTGGTGGAAACACTGATCAAGAATGGACACCGTCATATCGGCTGTCTCCATGCTCCGACAGAAGTTTATGTATCCAATGATCGTCTCAATGGTTACCGTCAATGCTTATTTGATCACCACCTAGATATCCGTAATGAATGGATTATAGACGGCGGCTTTCGCTTAGAAGATAGCATGGCAGCAATGAATGATTTAATGAAGCTACGAGAAAGACCAACTGCGATTTTTTCTACCGATGCATTAAAATCATTGAGTATTTACAAAGTGGCAGAACAATCTGGAAAGCAGATACCTGATGATCTTTCGATCGCAGGATTCAGTGATCCCTTATTGTCCTCCCTATTTTCGCCACAGTTGACTCGGATAGACATTCCGACAAATCAGTTAGGAATCAAAGCCACAGAACTTTTATTCCAACTAATCCACCACCAATACCCTGAAGAAAAAAGAATCATTCTTTCAACCGAGATTACTCTCACAGATTCGATCCAACAACAAGAAATGTAG